A single Saccharolobus shibatae B12 DNA region contains:
- a CDS encoding MFS transporter — protein MNSSNLALLVLVFGTLMSAIDTTIVVLAIPSITEELHADLFIMIWVIILYLLVIAVFTTQLGRLGDIYGRAKFYNLGFAIFTLGSALCGASPNAISLVAFRGIQGIGAAMMQANAGAIIADIFPPNRRGRAYGYTAIGWNAGATLGIVLGGFITTFIGWRYIFYINVPIGIIALILGLRYIKTLETRKVKLDMVGMITLLVALSSMVYGAVDIAGYGIRALNIVLISLGLVILLIFFWLERKHEFPIIDLRAFKGNRVFTFSLLASFLQSTGYLATAFIIIMYLQGIRGLSPLNASLLLVPGYVLASLVAPFTGRLSDRIGARIPATIGVGLMLIAVLIYLTLSLNTSLYIVILASTIGGLGSSLFFPANNSAIMANAPKGFYGGASGLARTLANLGSIISYTIAISISSIVVPRYVAFEVFLGTSNLIGGVASAFLTGLKAAFYVSLGILALALVLSAIRGKEVRTQIAKDS, from the coding sequence ATGAACTCAAGCAATCTAGCACTTCTAGTTCTCGTCTTCGGAACTTTGATGTCAGCAATTGATACCACGATAGTAGTTTTAGCGATCCCGTCGATAACTGAAGAACTTCACGCAGATCTATTCATTATGATCTGGGTAATAATTTTGTATTTACTAGTTATAGCAGTATTCACTACACAGTTGGGGAGGTTGGGCGACATATATGGAAGGGCGAAGTTTTACAATTTGGGTTTCGCAATCTTCACATTAGGTTCTGCGTTATGTGGAGCATCTCCCAATGCGATTTCATTGGTCGCATTTAGGGGAATTCAAGGTATTGGGGCGGCGATGATGCAAGCCAACGCTGGGGCAATAATAGCAGATATTTTCCCTCCAAATAGAAGAGGGAGGGCTTATGGATATACTGCAATTGGTTGGAATGCCGGGGCAACATTGGGTATAGTGTTAGGAGGATTTATTACTACCTTTATTGGATGGCGTTACATATTTTACATTAACGTACCGATAGGAATTATTGCACTTATCTTAGGTTTAAGGTATATTAAAACCTTAGAAACTAGGAAAGTTAAATTGGACATGGTTGGAATGATCACTCTACTAGTTGCATTGTCATCCATGGTTTATGGTGCTGTTGATATCGCTGGATATGGAATTAGGGCTTTAAATATTGTCTTGATTTCTCTAGGTCTAGTGATTTTGCTAATATTCTTCTGGTTAGAGAGAAAGCATGAGTTTCCAATAATTGACTTAAGGGCTTTTAAGGGAAATAGGGTCTTCACGTTTTCGTTGCTTGCGTCTTTCTTACAAAGTACTGGTTATTTAGCTACAGCGTTTATTATAATAATGTATTTACAAGGCATAAGGGGGTTATCTCCTCTTAACGCATCCCTTCTTCTCGTTCCCGGTTATGTCTTAGCCAGTCTAGTAGCTCCATTTACTGGCAGATTATCTGATAGGATTGGTGCTAGAATCCCTGCTACTATAGGAGTTGGTTTAATGCTAATTGCTGTCTTAATTTACCTCACTCTCTCCTTGAATACGTCTCTTTATATTGTGATATTGGCTTCTACAATCGGAGGCTTAGGATCTTCGTTGTTTTTCCCGGCTAATAATAGTGCAATTATGGCTAATGCACCTAAGGGATTTTATGGTGGTGCCTCTGGACTAGCAAGAACATTAGCCAACTTAGGGAGTATAATCAGTTATACAATAGCTATTAGCATATCATCTATTGTTGTTCCTAGATATGTGGCCTTTGAGGTTTTCCTTGGGACTTCAAATTTAATAGGTGGTGTTGCTTCAGCATTTCTTACCGGGTTGAAGGCGGCATTTTACGTTTCCTTAGGAATATTAGCATTAGCGTTAGTGCTATCTGCAATTAGAGGAAAAGAGGTTAGGACACAAATTGCGAAAGATAGTTAA
- a CDS encoding ISH3 family transposase, translating into MITPCLPHQNNIQQIGYKLLSMLDFQGKKAENVEKTLVSACLWNDSIENKSSAYNVSPQTVRNYAEEQGVEVVEKLLEQVRKISLDTLKGEKEIDISIDWTTKTWYGKPVEGLGSSEKGNSWNYATATTKHDGKVLLLAFVTHVNGMTKDDIVKILVEQVVAMGFKIRLIALDAGFYTVDVLNFISQFNYIIGVPVGDVKVYEEFDGEYMTNSKRHRRDEQVKFRLIVYRREKIKRKKKVVYFARATNLDLPKKEVLRLYNKVRSPIETSYRNIKAFLPFTSSTKFVFRTLIFVLAMVFYSLYTIFKGVVRREEFRLLLILLFPGDLFNLENFLFKLINMLINVIDLFLGR; encoded by the coding sequence GTGATAACACCTTGTCTTCCCCACCAAAATAACATTCAACAAATAGGATATAAATTACTTTCCATGTTAGACTTCCAAGGAAAAAAGGCAGAGAACGTAGAAAAAACGCTAGTCTCCGCGTGTTTATGGAACGACTCCATAGAAAACAAGTCAAGCGCATACAACGTATCACCACAAACCGTGAGGAATTACGCGGAGGAGCAAGGTGTGGAAGTAGTTGAGAAACTCTTGGAACAAGTGAGGAAAATATCCTTGGATACGCTGAAGGGAGAAAAGGAAATAGACATTTCAATAGACTGGACCACCAAAACTTGGTACGGGAAACCGGTGGAAGGACTCGGAAGCTCGGAAAAGGGAAACTCGTGGAACTACGCAACAGCAACGACTAAACATGATGGGAAAGTACTCCTACTGGCTTTCGTCACACATGTGAACGGGATGACCAAGGATGATATCGTGAAGATCCTCGTGGAGCAAGTTGTTGCAATGGGATTCAAGATAAGGTTAATAGCTCTTGATGCGGGTTTCTACACAGTTGATGTGCTTAACTTCATTTCGCAGTTCAATTATATAATCGGAGTTCCCGTTGGGGACGTGAAAGTCTATGAGGAGTTTGATGGAGAGTACATGACAAATAGTAAGAGGCATAGGAGGGATGAACAGGTTAAGTTCAGGCTGATCGTGTATCGCAGGGAGAAAATCAAGAGGAAGAAGAAGGTTGTTTACTTCGCTAGGGCGACTAATCTTGACCTACCGAAGAAGGAGGTGTTGAGGTTGTACAATAAGGTAAGGAGTCCCATAGAGACCTCTTACAGGAACATCAAGGCTTTCCTTCCCTTCACCAGTTCCACTAAGTTCGTCTTCCGCACGTTGATCTTCGTGCTGGCCATGGTTTTCTACTCCTTGTACACCATATTTAAGGGTGTGGTGAGGAGGGAAGAGTTCAGATTATTGCTTATCCTTTTGTTTCCTGGTGATTTATTCAATCTGGAAAATTTTCTATTTAAACTAATAAATATGCTTATTAATGTAATAGATTTATTTTTAGGGAGGTGA
- a CDS encoding RNA-guided endonuclease TnpB family protein, translating into MARRVKAIRATVSMKIALSEPLLALVNNYVKALRFTLFWLKENVPNPEEKGVLGRVHEELYDKLRGEYSLPSKVAEDCYRDALSVYKGWFNNPRRGRFPRVYKPTVWLTPKASYNVDLERMTVRIAGVGELPILGYPRNIKDYMNWKMKEARLVVKGDKAFLKVVFEKPKGSIEAKGSIAVDINMNEIVVGEDDTHYVRIPTRLHEVHHWKSLAEALQRKYSKRWRGNKHILVRIKHFHSKAKRIMEDFARKVGKWVVEVAEGFNVNVIKLENLKNLINHVNKLPREFRDELYLMQYRRIQYWIEWQAKKHGLLVQYVNAHYSSVSCPKCSKKMKEVGYRYFSCPSCGYENDRDVIAVVNLNGRGSLTLSTAHQMRDVNPNQWWER; encoded by the coding sequence ATGGCTAGGAGGGTTAAAGCGATCAGAGCTACTGTTTCGATGAAGATCGCCCTATCTGAACCCCTCCTAGCTCTTGTGAATAACTACGTTAAGGCACTACGTTTCACCCTATTTTGGCTAAAGGAGAATGTTCCAAATCCGGAAGAGAAGGGTGTGTTAGGAAGAGTCCATGAGGAGTTATACGATAAGTTAAGAGGGGAATATAGTCTACCATCAAAGGTTGCTGAGGACTGTTATAGGGATGCACTCTCAGTATACAAGGGTTGGTTTAACAATCCAAGGAGGGGTAGGTTTCCTAGAGTGTATAAGCCAACTGTATGGTTAACACCGAAAGCAAGTTATAACGTAGACTTAGAAAGGATGACTGTTAGGATTGCTGGTGTCGGTGAGCTCCCAATCCTTGGTTATCCTAGAAACATTAAGGACTACATGAACTGGAAGATGAAGGAGGCAAGGTTAGTAGTCAAGGGTGATAAGGCTTTTCTAAAGGTTGTTTTTGAAAAGCCAAAAGGGAGTATAGAAGCTAAGGGTAGTATTGCTGTCGATATTAACATGAATGAGATAGTAGTGGGGGAGGATGATACTCATTACGTTAGGATTCCAACTCGTCTTCATGAGGTTCATCATTGGAAGTCTCTAGCTGAAGCTCTGCAGAGAAAGTATTCTAAGAGGTGGAGGGGTAACAAACACATACTTGTAAGGATTAAGCACTTCCACTCTAAGGCTAAGCGAATCATGGAGGACTTTGCTAGAAAGGTAGGGAAGTGGGTTGTTGAGGTTGCTGAGGGTTTTAATGTTAATGTTATTAAGTTAGAGAACCTCAAGAACTTGATTAATCATGTTAATAAACTACCACGTGAGTTTAGGGATGAACTGTATCTTATGCAGTATCGTAGGATTCAGTACTGGATTGAGTGGCAGGCTAAGAAGCATGGCTTGTTGGTTCAATATGTTAATGCTCACTATTCATCAGTTTCATGCCCTAAGTGTAGTAAAAAGATGAAAGAAGTAGGTTATAGGTACTTCAGCTGTCCGTCTTGTGGTTATGAGAATGATAGGGATGTTATTGCTGTAGTTAATTTGAATGGGAGGGGGTCTCTGACCCTCTCGACTGCCCACCAGATGAGAGATGTAAACCCGAATCAATGGTGGGAACGATGA